The following proteins come from a genomic window of Salvia hispanica cultivar TCC Black 2014 chromosome 4, UniMelb_Shisp_WGS_1.0, whole genome shotgun sequence:
- the LOC125223604 gene encoding uncharacterized protein LOC125223604 isoform X1: protein MAKSCKGLATELVKCLSESDCIKVENRPYRECAKEQSPNISSECVGLRETYFNCKRGQIKYEDPQKMIRCSKKNCIQERIKKILSMSGNYATSHLGESEGSLKSLVLLRGMFQGRGNGCT from the exons ATGGCGAAGTCCTGCAAAGGTCTGGCTACGGAGCTCGTCAAATGTCTCAGCGAATCGGATTGCATTAAG GTGGAGAACCGGCCGTACAGAGAGTGTGCTAAAGAGCAAAGCCCTAATATTTCGAGCGAGTGTGTGGGGCTGAGAGAAACGTATTTCAACTGCAAGAGAGGACAG ATTAAATATGAAGATCCACAAAAAATGATTAGGTGCTCTAAAAAGAATTGTATTCAGGAAAGGATTAA AAAAATATTAAGCATGAGTGGGAACTATGCGACATCACACTTGGGAGAAAGTGAAGGGAGTCTTAAAAGCCTTGTTCTGCTAAGAGGAATGTTTCAGGGAAGAGGAAACGGATGCACTTAA
- the LOC125223604 gene encoding cytochrome c oxidase assembly factor 5-like isoform X2, giving the protein MAKSCKGLATELVKCLSESDCIKVENRPYRECAKEQSPNISSECVGLRETYFNCKRGQIKYEDPQKMIRCSKKNCIQERIKLI; this is encoded by the exons ATGGCGAAGTCCTGCAAAGGTCTGGCTACGGAGCTCGTCAAATGTCTCAGCGAATCGGATTGCATTAAG GTGGAGAACCGGCCGTACAGAGAGTGTGCTAAAGAGCAAAGCCCTAATATTTCGAGCGAGTGTGTGGGGCTGAGAGAAACGTATTTCAACTGCAAGAGAGGACAG ATTAAATATGAAGATCCACAAAAAATGATTAGGTGCTCTAAAAAGAATTGTATTCAGGAAAGGATTAA GTTGATATGA
- the LOC125223604 gene encoding cytochrome c oxidase assembly factor 5-like isoform X3, with product MAKSCKGLATELVKCLSESDCIKVENRPYRECAKEQSPNISSECVGLRETYFNCKRGQVDMRARIRGNKGY from the exons ATGGCGAAGTCCTGCAAAGGTCTGGCTACGGAGCTCGTCAAATGTCTCAGCGAATCGGATTGCATTAAG GTGGAGAACCGGCCGTACAGAGAGTGTGCTAAAGAGCAAAGCCCTAATATTTCGAGCGAGTGTGTGGGGCTGAGAGAAACGTATTTCAACTGCAAGAGAGGACAG GTTGATATGAGAGCTCGAATTCGTGGAAACAAGGGTTATTAG
- the LOC125223603 gene encoding uncharacterized protein LOC125223603, with product MKSKQNRFLRIIAVPVRALSRARDFYVRSLSDYADKMNYGSAMAIPVTSQVTSLPRSFSVSSGRSEAEPDLVRASSTRSMGDRAEVESFIKQQMKMRAGLAAGARSGPHRMPPRSSSVAMGRIDEDRACVYFGEEDVSTKFPRSRSHAVSARRLQAF from the coding sequence ATGAAATCGAAGCAGAACCGGTTCTTGAGGATCAtcgcggttccggttcgggcCCTGAGCAGGGCCAGGGATTTCTACGTGAGGAGCCTGTCAGACTACGCGGACAAGATGAACTACGGCAGTGCCATGGCGATCCCGGTGACGTCGCAAGTGACGTCGCTGCCGAGGAGCTTCAGCGTCAGCTCGGGCAGGTCTGAGGCCGAGCCGGATCTGGTTCGGGCCTCGTCGACCCGGAGCATGGGTGATCGGGCCGAGGTGGAGTCGTTCATCAAGCAGCAGATGAAGATGAGGGCAGGGCTGGCTGCAGGGGCCCGGTCTGGCCCGCATAGGATGCCGCCGAGGAGCAGCAGCGTTGCGATGGGGAGGATCGATGAAGATAGGGCGTGTGTCTATTTTGGGGAAGAAGATGTTAGTACCAAGTTTCCAAGAAGCAGAAGCCATGCTGTCTCTGCAAGAAGATTGCAAgccttttga